A section of the Bombus terrestris chromosome 2, iyBomTerr1.2, whole genome shotgun sequence genome encodes:
- the LOC100644322 gene encoding odorant receptor 4-like, translating into MSRLGNKEENLKHFVKFIYPPMKLIGAWPKPTATSTFSKAIKWGLIVSAYFLQLLVFVPGVLYLFLKEKNGKKRIHIMIPHINGFSQLCKYTILLRRTSEFSKILDQLSDDWVDATEDSRHIFRMRANIGHRMVLTVAITMYTTGLFYRIIIPLSTGRIVLPNNTTMRMLPCPVYFVFFNEQSTPYYEIIFVLQIMGGFLNYTILCSTMGVCLMLCLHLSSLLRILMNKMVELTSQLDTSETAVQKKISDIVAYQTKVKEFANSVEEITPYLYFFEIFNYAIEACIVGYCIIVEWEESNAASIIVYLMFQGICIFCNYAMCYIGQLLINESENVRRMSITLNWYRFPMKKARSLILIIIMSNYPIKLTAGKIVDISLATFTDIIKASVGYLNVLRKVT; encoded by the exons ATGTCACGGTTAGGAAACAAGGAGGAAAACCTCAAGCACTTTGTAAAGTTTATTTACCCACCGATGAAGTTGATCGGCGCCTGGCCAAAACCCACCGCCACTTCTACGTTTTCAAAGGCTATAAAATGGGGTTTAATTGTCTCAGCTTACTTCCTACAACTGTTGGTCTTTGTACCAGGTGTACTGTATCTATTTCTGAAAGAGAAGAATGGCAAAAAGCGGATTCATATTATGATACCACACATAAATGGCTTTAGCCAACTGTGCAAATATACCATCCTATTGCGACGAACAAGCGAGTTTAGCAAAATATTGGATCAATTGAGCGACGATTGGGTAGACGCCACAGAAGACAGTCGTCATATATTCCGTATGAGAGCGAATATTGGACATAGGATGGTGTTGACAGTGGCAATCACCATGTACACTACAGGTCTCTTTTATCGTATAATTATACCACTCTCGACGGGTAGAATCGTCTTACCGAATAACACGACTATGAGGATGCTACCGTGTCCAGTTTACTTCGTCTTCTTCAATGAACAATCTACTCCTTATTACGAGATAATTTTTGTTCTGCAAATTATGGGTGGATTTCTCAACTATACGATTCTGTGTAGTACCATGGGCGTGTGCTTGATGCTCTGCTTGCACTTAAGCAGCTTGTTGAGGATTCTGATGAACAAAATGGTCGAGCTTACGAGTCAGTTAGATACAAGCGAGACAGCTGTGCAGAAGAAGATATCGGATATTGTTGCCTATCAAACGAAAGTCAAGGA ATTTGCGAATAGCGTGGAAGAGATCACACCGTACCTTTActttttcgagatatttaatTACGCTATAGAAGCGTGCATAGTGGGATACTGTATTATCGTG GAATGGGAAGAAAGCAATGCTGCGTCTATAATCGTGTACCTTATGTTTCAAGGAATTTGCATATTTTGTAACTACGCGATGTGCTACATTGGTCAACTTCTTATCAACGAA AGCGAAAATGTCAGGCGGATGTCTATTACGTTGAACTGGTATCGATTTCCTATGAAGAAAGCACGCAGTTTGATATTAATCATTATTATGTCGAATTATCCAATAAAACTCACGGCGGGAAAAATCGTAGACATATCATTAGCCACTTTCACTGAT atCATAAAGGCGTCGGTGGGATACTTGAACGTGTTACGGAAAGTCACATAA
- the LOC100645745 gene encoding odorant receptor Or2, with translation MMKIKEAKDKKGIEKDLKQSLRYVEPFVVALGAWPLPPESSLWMKILQRVIRFIIIFLALFFVSPGFYYVLFKEKSNKRKLQIVTTYINSFVQLIKYIIILCRMKDIRILSEEIRNDWLHSTEENRRLFRENSKIGERVVFIVAFTLYSGGFCYRTILPLTRSSIVLPNNITIRILPSPTYFPFINEQITPYYEIIFVLQVLSGFCIYTVFSGAIGITMMICLHACSLIRILIDKLVDLTDKSNTSEEIIQEKIVNIVGYHRKIKKFLSNGQQLSEYISFLELFNGAGIICLIGYAVIVEWENLNTITVIVCFTLLTTFTFTSYTICSIGQLLLDESNNLAQTCVTLNWYRLPMKQARYVVLMMIMSNDPIKLTAVKVMDVSLSTFSDIMKASMGYLNMLRNVT, from the exons atgatgaaaataaaagaagcaaAAGATAAAAAAGGAATAGAGAAGGATTTGAAGCAAAGTTTAAGATACGTGGAACCCTTTGTAGTGGCACTCGGTGCCTGGCCACTTCCTCCAGAATCATCGTTGTGGATGAAGATATTGCAACGGGTTATtcgtttcattattattttcttggCTTTGTTTTTCGTCAGTCCAGGgttttattacgtattatttaagGAAAAAAGCAACAAAAGGAAACTGCAAATAGTAACGACGTACATCAACAGCTTCGTCCAGTTGATCAAGTACATTATTATATTGTGCAGGATGAAAGATATAAGAATACTGTCGGAGGAGATAAGAAACGATTGGTTACACAGTACAGAAGAAAATCGACGACTCTTTCGTGAGAACTCGAAGATCGGTGAAAGAGTGGTGTTCATAGTGGCCTTCACCTTGTATTCTGGTGGTTTCTGCTATCGAACTATTCTTCCACTTACAAGGAGCAGTATTGTTTTACCGAATAACATTACTATACGAATATTACCCAGTCCAACATACTTTCCATTTATCAACGAACAGATCACTCCATACTATGAGATAATTTTCGTATTACAAGTTTTGAGTGGTTTTTGCATCTACACAGTATTTAGCGGTGCCATTGGGATTACGATGATGATATGCTTGCATGCATGTAGCTTAATAAGGATTTTAATAGACAAATTGGTGGATCTCACCGACAAGTCGAATACCAGCGAGGAAATTATTCAAGAGAAGATCGTAAATATCGTCGGGTATCACAGGAAAATCAAAAA ATTCTTAAGTAACGGACAACAGCTCTCCGAGTACATTTCTTTTCTTGAGCTCTTTAACGGCGCGGGTATTATCTGTTTGATAGGATATGCTGTCATAGTG GAATGGGAAAATCTTAATACCATTACTGTAATCGTGTGCTTTACATTGCTAACAACTTTCACCTTCACCTCCTACACGATTTGTTCTATTGGCCAACTTCTTCTTGATGAA AGCAATAATCTTGCACAAACGTGCGTCACGTTAAACTGGTACCGTCTCCCGATGAAACAGGCTCGGTATGTGGTACTAATGATGATTATGTCGAATGATCCGATAAAATTGACTGCGGTGAAAGTGATGGATGTATCTTTATCGACCTTTAGCGAT atTATGAAAGCGTCAATGGGATATTTAAACATGCTACGAAACGTGACTTAA
- the LOC125386168 gene encoding odorant receptor 82a-like translates to MSRIRNAEEELKHSQRLLYTLLRIVGAWPHFVSTSVFSTISKWCLISICYFLQLLLLIPSLIYIFGKETNSRKRLKLLVPHINGLVQLTKYTFLLYRMHDFKELMETMKNDWLNATEENRKIFRENTEIGYKMLLGLAILMYSTSFCNRIIVPLWKGRIILPDNTTIRLLSYQSHFTFFDVHRTPNHEIIFTLQILGAFVIYTILCGSLGLISLLCVHMSSLLRILANMMIELSDQPDTSENAVYKMIKDIVEYRTKVKKFSDKVEHIMSYISCLEIFNGTCIACLVGYCIIMEWENSDTVAVIIYIMFQTICMFIVFTMCYIGQLLINESENVRQISVTLNWHRFSSKEVRCLIPVMIISNYRIKITAANIIEISLATFTDVSIK, encoded by the exons ATGTCTCGAATAAGAAACGCTGAGGAAGAACTGAAGCATTCCCAGAGGTTATTATATACGCTTTTAAGAATAGTCGGTGCCTGGCCGCACTTTGTCTCAACTTCTGTCTTCTCAACAATCTCGAAATGGTGTCTAATATCCATCTGTTATTTCTTACAATTACTGTTGCTAATTCCAAGCctcatatatatatttggaaaagaaacgaatagtAGAAAACGATTGAAACTGCTTGTACCTCATATTAATGGTTTGGTGCAACTAACCAAATACACGTTCCTGTTGTATCGAATGCACGATTTCAAGGAATTAATGGAGACGATGAAGAACGACTGGTTAAACGCTACGGAAGAGAATCGAAAAATTTTTCGGGAGAATACGGAAATTGGATACAAAATGTTATTGGGACTGGCAATTCTCATGTACAGTACCAGTTTCTGTAATCGGATAATCGTCCCACTTTGGAAAGGAAGAATCATCCTGCCGGATAATACTACTATAAGGCTGCTATCCTATCAAAGCCATTTTACATTCTTTGATGTACATCGTACACCGAACCACGAGATAATATTTACTCTGCAAATTCTCGGCGCATTTGTCATCTACACGATTTTATGTGGTTCCCTGGGGCTTATTTCGTTACTTTGTGTACATATGTCCAGTTTATTGAGGATCTTAGCGAATATGATGATCGAGCTATCGGATCAGCCTGACACGAGCGAGAATGCTGTGTACAAAATGATCAAAGATATTGTTGAATATCGAACGAAGGTCAAAAA attttcTGACAAGGTCGAACATATTATGTCGTATATAAGTTGTTTGGAGATTTTCAATGGTACGTGCATTGCCTGTCTGGTAGGATACTGTATTATCATG GAATGGGAAAACAGCGATACCGTTGCTGTAATAATCTACATCATGTTCCAAACGATTTGCATGTTTATTGTTTTCACAATGTGTTATATTGGACAACTTCTTATCAACGAA AGTGAAAATGTCAGACAGATATCCGTTACGCTGAACTGGCATCGATTTTCGTCGAAAGAAGTGCGCTGCCTAATACCGGTGATGATTATATCGAATTATCGAATAAAGATCACCGCCGCCAACATTATAGAGATATCATTGGCTACCTTCACCGACgtaagtataaaataa
- the LOC100645863 gene encoding uncharacterized protein LOC100645863 produces MIKTKEESNKEEREKDLKQSLRYVEPLLMVLGAWPLPPESSLCMKIFQRVIPVISIFLALFVICPGFFYIFFKAGGTRRKMELLSAFINSLIQLIKYIIILNSMNDIRTLLREIRNDWLYGTEENRRLFRENAKIGDRVVSIVAITMYCGGLCYRTILPLSRGRITLPNNTTIRLLPSSTYLPFINEQITPYYEIIFVLQVLSGLFIYTVFSGAIGIMMMICLHTCGLIRILTDKLMDLIDKSNTSEEIIQEKIVNIVEYHRKIKKLVIKEHNSLSAIANVFIVFMKI; encoded by the exons ATgattaaaacgaaagaagaatcgAACAAAGAAGAAAGGGAGAAGGACTTGAAACAAAGTTTAAGATACGTGGAGCCCCTCCTAATGGTACTTGGTGCCTGGCCACTTCCTCCAGAATCATCGTTGTGCATGAAGATATTTCAACGTGTTATTCCTGTCATTAGTATTTTCTTGGCGTTATTTGTCATTTGTCCGGGGTTTTTTTACATATTCTTCAAGGCAGGAGGCACCAGAAGGAAAATGGAACTGTTGTCGGCGTTCATCAACAGTCTGATCCAGTTGATCAAGTATATTATCATATTGAACAGCATGAACGATATAAGAACGCTGTTGAGGGAGATAAGAAACGATTGGTTATACGGCACAGAAGAAAATCGACGACTCTTTCGTGAGAACGCGAAAATTGGTGATAGAGTGGTGTCCATAGTGGCCATTACCATGTATTGTGGAGGTTTATGCTACCGTACGATTCTTCCTCTTTCGAGGGGCAGAATTACTTTACCGAATAATACTACTATAAGACTATTGCCCAGTTCAACATACCTCCCATTTATCAACGAACAGATCACTCCATATTATGAGATAATTTTCGTATTGCAAGTTTTGAGTGGTTTATTCATCTACACAGTATTCAGTGGTGCCATTGGGATTATGATGATGATATGCTTGCATACATGCGGCTTGATAAGGATTTTAACGGACAAATTGATGGATCTCATCGACAAGTCGAATACCAGCGAGGAAATTATTCAAGAGAAGATCGTAAATATCGTCGAGTATCACAGGAAAATCAAAAA ATTAGTTATAAAAGAACACAACAGTTTGTCGGCAATAGCTAATGTGTTTATTGTGTTCATGAAAATCTAA